A stretch of Lysobacter sp. K5869 DNA encodes these proteins:
- a CDS encoding LysR substrate-binding domain-containing protein gives MDRFHLMSVFVAVAEEESFAAAARKLGLSAPAATRAVAALEERLAVKLLDRTTRFVRATQAGRRYLDDARRILQEVDEVEEAAAGVNAAPRGQLAVTAPVQFGRMFVLPVVVDYLRRYPGAQVSALFLDRVVNLLEEGVDVGVRIGELPDSSLQAIRVATVRRVLCASPAYLRERGEPRAPADLAGHDIVSALGISPTIEWKFGHGKTAQTQRIEPRLATSSNDSAIEAAASGFGIARLLSYQIAPHLAAGTLQVVLSEYEPPPVPVHVLHREGRYASAKVRTFVDLTVATLRGNAGLH, from the coding sequence ATGGACCGGTTCCACCTGATGTCGGTGTTCGTGGCCGTGGCCGAGGAAGAGAGCTTCGCCGCCGCGGCGCGCAAGCTCGGCCTGTCGGCGCCGGCGGCGACGCGCGCGGTGGCGGCGCTGGAGGAGCGGCTGGCGGTCAAGCTGCTCGACCGCACCACCCGCTTCGTCCGCGCCACCCAGGCCGGACGCCGCTACCTCGACGACGCGCGCCGGATCCTGCAGGAGGTGGACGAGGTCGAAGAGGCCGCGGCCGGCGTCAACGCCGCGCCGCGCGGGCAGTTGGCGGTGACCGCGCCGGTCCAGTTCGGCCGCATGTTCGTGTTGCCGGTGGTGGTCGATTACCTGCGCCGCTATCCAGGCGCGCAGGTGTCGGCGCTGTTCCTCGACCGCGTGGTCAACCTGTTGGAAGAAGGCGTCGACGTGGGCGTGCGCATCGGCGAGTTGCCCGATTCCAGCCTGCAGGCGATCCGGGTGGCGACGGTGCGGCGGGTGCTGTGCGCTTCGCCGGCGTACTTGCGCGAACGCGGCGAGCCGCGCGCGCCGGCGGACTTGGCCGGGCACGACATCGTTTCGGCGTTGGGCATCAGCCCGACCATCGAATGGAAGTTCGGCCACGGCAAGACGGCGCAGACCCAGCGCATCGAGCCGCGGCTGGCGACGAGTTCCAACGACTCGGCGATCGAGGCGGCGGCGAGCGGGTTCGGGATCGCGCGCTTGCTGTCGTATCAAATCGCGCCGCACCTGGCCGCGGGCACGCTGCAGGTCGTGCTGAGCGAGTACGAGCCGCCGCCGGTGCCGGTGCACGTGCTGCATCGCGAGGGGCGTTACGCCTCGGCCAAGGTGCGCACCTTCGTCGATCTGACCGTGGCGACGTTGCGCGGCAACGCGGGCTTGCACTGA
- a CDS encoding alpha/beta fold hydrolase, giving the protein MNTQSLAAQTLQWRSASPRPYPTTGGPPSWQSRCIERVLRSLRAKQRWGSPAAVHRAVCAAAARPTSHAPVGLGRDVQVRLSYAEGWPVYRTAPLHMQDDGSGYVVFLHGGGYFKEIVRAHWRIVGRLTREARARCIVPIYPLAPRATARDLVPATGALLRDVLRDAGAAEVTVVGNSAGAGLALAAAQWLRDRGHRQPDALVLVSPGVNAALDTPQRAAIAGYDPLQDLAGILEAAKLYAGDLDLAHPYVSPLNGGLRGLAPMLIFSGTHDLLYPDSVDLAERARACEVPVELHLRLGQPHNYAAMPTPEGREAMARIVRFIAQRADAAPAAGGLREA; this is encoded by the coding sequence ATGAACACGCAAAGCCTCGCGGCGCAGACGCTTCAATGGCGCAGCGCCAGCCCGCGCCCGTATCCGACCACCGGCGGCCCGCCGAGTTGGCAGAGCCGTTGCATCGAGCGCGTGCTGCGATCGCTGCGCGCCAAACAGCGCTGGGGCTCGCCGGCAGCCGTGCACCGCGCGGTGTGCGCGGCCGCGGCGCGGCCCACCTCGCATGCGCCGGTCGGACTCGGCCGCGACGTGCAGGTGCGGCTGAGCTACGCCGAGGGCTGGCCGGTGTACCGCACCGCGCCGCTGCACATGCAAGACGACGGGAGCGGCTACGTCGTGTTCCTCCACGGCGGCGGCTACTTCAAGGAAATCGTGCGCGCGCACTGGCGCATCGTCGGCCGGCTGACGCGGGAAGCGCGGGCGCGCTGCATCGTGCCGATCTATCCGCTGGCGCCGCGCGCCACCGCGCGCGATCTCGTTCCCGCGACCGGCGCGCTGTTGCGCGACGTCCTTCGCGACGCCGGCGCGGCCGAGGTCACCGTGGTCGGAAACTCCGCGGGCGCCGGTTTGGCGCTGGCGGCGGCGCAGTGGCTGCGCGATCGCGGCCATCGCCAACCCGATGCGCTGGTGCTGGTCTCGCCCGGCGTCAACGCCGCGCTGGACACGCCGCAGCGCGCGGCCATCGCCGGCTACGATCCGCTGCAGGACCTCGCCGGCATTCTCGAAGCCGCCAAGCTCTACGCCGGCGATCTCGACCTCGCCCATCCCTACGTCAGTCCCTTGAACGGCGGCCTGCGCGGGCTCGCGCCGATGCTGATCTTCTCCGGCACCCACGACCTGCTCTATCCCGACAGCGTGGATCTGGCCGAACGCGCGCGCGCCTGCGAGGTTCCGGTCGAACTGCATCTGCGGCTCGGCCAACCGCACAACTACGCGGCGATGCCGACGCCCGAGGGACGCGAGGCGATGGCGCGCATCGTGCGCTTCATCGCGCAGCGCGCAGATGCCGCGCCCGCTGCCGGCGGCCTTCGCGAGGCTTGA
- a CDS encoding TetR/AcrR family transcriptional regulator has product MFIAASLARVDRAADRAWRSPPVSNNMSDDSCLILVFGPAPAMARKPLTKPRKNASQDRSRATVDALVEATARILVKDGFDRASTNRIAEAAGVSVGSLYQYFPSKEALVAAVIDRHNDELTRTIRAAMAEVAGQPLEAAVRRLAVIAIQAHRIDPKLHRALTEQVPRTGRLENVELMNREAYGLFRAYLDAHREELRPVDLDMATFVCVHAIEAVTHNAVLYRPQLLAREGETALADEVTRLIVGYLR; this is encoded by the coding sequence GTGTTCATCGCTGCATCCCTGGCAAGGGTGGACCGGGCCGCGGACCGCGCATGGCGGTCGCCGCCTGTCTCGAATAATATGAGCGATGACTCGTGTTTGATACTCGTATTCGGACCGGCCCCCGCCATGGCGCGCAAACCGCTGACCAAGCCCAGAAAGAACGCTTCCCAGGACCGCTCGCGCGCGACCGTCGACGCCTTGGTCGAGGCGACCGCTCGCATTCTGGTCAAGGATGGCTTCGACAGGGCCAGCACCAACCGCATCGCCGAGGCCGCGGGTGTCAGCGTCGGCTCGCTGTATCAGTACTTTCCCAGCAAGGAAGCGCTGGTGGCGGCGGTGATCGACCGCCACAACGACGAACTCACCCGGACGATCCGCGCGGCGATGGCGGAAGTCGCCGGCCAGCCGTTGGAAGCGGCGGTGCGCCGGCTCGCGGTCATCGCGATCCAGGCCCACCGCATCGATCCGAAGCTGCACCGCGCGCTGACCGAGCAAGTGCCGCGCACCGGCCGGCTGGAAAACGTCGAGCTCATGAACCGCGAAGCTTACGGCCTGTTCCGCGCGTACTTGGACGCGCACCGCGAGGAGCTGCGGCCGGTCGATCTGGACATGGCGACCTTCGTCTGTGTGCACGCGATCGAGGCGGTGACCCACAACGCCGTGCTGTACCGGCCGCAGCTGTTGGCGCGGGAAGGCGAAACGGCGCTCGCCGACGAAGTGACGCGGCTGATTGTCGGCTATCTGCGCTGA
- a CDS encoding MBL fold metallo-hydrolase — translation MRLLLSALLCIAATAVPARAAEFALAQRWIHGAPGEPALQVQAAAPGLWILRQSKASNFEAPFLYLIAGERGALLLDTGAEPADGAALPLRATVDGLLRQWQRERGLAAPLALTVAHTHAHRDHVHGDDQFRDRTDTRIVGRGAAEVAAFFGLTRWPQGEATFELGGRTLTVLPLPGHEAAHIAVYDPASASLFTGDTLYPGLLTVRDLAAYRASAQRLAAFARAHRVERALGAHVEMSARPYALYPLGSAFQPEEHPLPLNPAHIAQWTRETARLGDFLGETAFADFAFARVPQAGEFDDPPGSHGMLVAGTDAVYLSHLPMFHRPHDYQLILRAELPEPSLRAYRDDARAHPDEYYTLVPTQRWALPKTIQPDARFRADLYRGHFERGGARIAENVEVRVARIVHFRRFEPGREPRSAEWIAFGEGREHFLAHRIETPPDVDQIVRIDGAPREGAQLRHGRDSGALKPGERFDGVRVLRPIYTEYGDLAE, via the coding sequence ATGCGCCTGCTCCTGTCCGCCCTGCTCTGCATCGCCGCCACCGCCGTGCCCGCGCGCGCCGCCGAATTCGCGCTCGCGCAGCGCTGGATCCACGGCGCGCCCGGCGAACCGGCGTTGCAGGTGCAGGCCGCGGCGCCGGGGCTGTGGATCTTGCGCCAATCCAAAGCCAGCAACTTCGAGGCGCCGTTCCTGTATCTGATCGCCGGCGAGCGCGGCGCGCTGCTGCTGGACACCGGCGCCGAGCCCGCCGACGGCGCCGCGTTGCCGCTGCGCGCGACGGTCGACGGCCTGCTGCGGCAGTGGCAGCGCGAACGCGGCTTGGCGGCGCCGCTGGCGCTGACCGTCGCGCACACCCACGCCCATCGCGATCACGTCCACGGCGACGATCAGTTCCGCGACCGCACCGACACCCGCATCGTCGGCCGCGGCGCCGCCGAAGTCGCCGCGTTCTTCGGCCTGACCCGATGGCCGCAAGGCGAGGCGACGTTCGAGCTCGGCGGCCGCACCCTGACCGTGCTGCCGCTACCGGGCCACGAAGCCGCCCACATCGCGGTCTACGACCCCGCCAGCGCCAGCCTGTTCACCGGCGACACGCTGTATCCCGGCCTGCTGACCGTGCGCGACCTCGCCGCCTATCGCGCCAGCGCGCAGCGGCTGGCCGCGTTCGCGCGCGCGCACCGGGTCGAGCGCGCGCTCGGCGCCCACGTCGAAATGAGCGCGCGGCCGTACGCGCTGTATCCGCTGGGCAGCGCGTTCCAGCCCGAAGAACATCCGCTGCCGTTGAACCCGGCGCACATCGCGCAATGGACCCGCGAAACCGCGCGCCTGGGCGACTTCCTCGGCGAAACCGCGTTCGCCGACTTCGCCTTCGCGCGCGTGCCACAAGCCGGCGAGTTCGACGACCCGCCCGGCAGCCACGGCATGCTCGTGGCCGGCACCGACGCGGTGTATCTCTCGCATCTGCCGATGTTCCACCGCCCGCACGATTACCAACTGATCCTGCGCGCGGAGCTGCCCGAACCGAGCTTGCGCGCCTACCGCGACGACGCCCGCGCGCATCCGGACGAGTACTACACGCTGGTGCCGACGCAGCGCTGGGCGCTGCCCAAGACGATCCAGCCCGATGCGCGTTTCCGGGCCGACCTGTATCGCGGCCATTTCGAGCGCGGCGGCGCGCGCATCGCCGAAAACGTGGAAGTGCGGGTCGCGCGCATCGTCCACTTCCGCCGCTTCGAGCCGGGGCGCGAACCGCGCTCGGCCGAGTGGATCGCGTTCGGCGAAGGCCGCGAACATTTTCTCGCCCATCGCATCGAAACCCCGCCGGACGTCGACCAGATCGTGCGCATCGACGGCGCGCCGCGCGAAGGCGCGCAGCTGCGCCACGGCCGCGACAGCGGCGCGCTCAAGCCGGGCGAGCGCTTCGACGGGGTTCGGGTGTTGCGTCCGATCTACACCGAATACGGCGATCTGGCCGAATAG
- a CDS encoding carbohydrate-binding protein: MKQLMRIAAFLVVSLFAGGAWAQNWQLVWSDEFNGSIGPSWVFETGNGTSGWGNNELEYYRRENAGIENNALVITAKREDFGGYRYTSARMKTQGVRTFKYGKIEARMKLPSFMGAWPAFWMLGANLPQVGWPDSGEIDIMEHVNNEDRTYGTIHWRDHNGNYAQYGGNTPLSVADWHVYSVEWDANAIRWYVDGNKFHEASIQNSVNGTEEFHRDFFLLLNFAIGGNWPGFNVDESKLPAKMHVDYVRVYSGGGSNPGPSTTLEAENFSAQNGVQVEACSEGGYNVGWIETGDWMAYNNVTFPSSGNYRVEYRVASPSGGALSLDLNAGAVVLGQVQVPASGGWQNWTTVSHTVNVNAGTYNVGVFAQQGGWNINWIRITKI; the protein is encoded by the coding sequence ATGAAACAGCTGATGCGGATCGCGGCGTTCCTCGTCGTGTCCCTGTTCGCCGGCGGCGCTTGGGCGCAGAACTGGCAATTGGTGTGGAGCGACGAGTTCAACGGGTCGATCGGCCCGTCCTGGGTCTTCGAGACCGGCAACGGAACCAGCGGCTGGGGCAACAACGAACTCGAGTATTACCGGCGCGAGAACGCCGGCATCGAGAACAACGCCCTGGTCATCACCGCCAAGCGCGAGGATTTCGGCGGCTACCGTTACACCTCGGCGCGAATGAAGACGCAGGGCGTGCGCACCTTCAAATATGGCAAGATCGAGGCGCGCATGAAACTGCCCTCGTTCATGGGCGCGTGGCCGGCGTTCTGGATGCTCGGCGCGAACCTGCCGCAGGTCGGCTGGCCCGATTCGGGCGAGATCGACATCATGGAGCACGTCAACAACGAAGACCGCACCTACGGCACCATCCATTGGCGCGACCACAACGGCAACTACGCGCAGTACGGCGGCAACACGCCGCTGAGCGTGGCCGACTGGCACGTGTACTCGGTGGAATGGGACGCCAACGCGATCCGCTGGTACGTCGACGGCAACAAGTTCCACGAGGCCAGCATCCAGAACAGCGTCAACGGCACCGAGGAGTTTCACCGCGACTTCTTCTTGCTGCTGAACTTCGCCATCGGCGGCAACTGGCCGGGCTTCAACGTCGACGAGAGCAAGCTGCCGGCGAAGATGCACGTCGACTACGTGCGCGTCTACAGCGGCGGCGGCAGCAACCCCGGCCCGAGCACCACGCTGGAAGCGGAGAACTTCAGCGCGCAGAACGGCGTGCAGGTCGAGGCTTGTTCGGAAGGCGGCTACAACGTCGGCTGGATCGAGACCGGCGACTGGATGGCCTACAACAACGTGACCTTCCCGAGCAGCGGCAATTACCGGGTCGAATACCGCGTGGCCAGCCCCAGCGGCGGAGCGCTGTCGCTGGACTTGAACGCCGGCGCCGTGGTGCTGGGTCAGGTGCAGGTGCCGGCGAGCGGCGGCTGGCAGAACTGGACGACCGTGTCGCACACGGTCAACGTCAACGCCGGCACTTACAACGTCGGCGTGTTCGCGCAGCAGGGCGGATGGAACATCAACTGGATCCGCATCACCAAGATTTGA
- a CDS encoding N-acyl homoserine lactonase family protein, giving the protein MVLLRIALLILAAVLALPAQAEPKVESLRLYAFDCGRIVFDDLGAFSDTGEYDGQPGELSAPCFLIRHPKGDLLWDSGPGDRLAATPGGVKIREGVRAVVAKTLQSQLDAIGLRPDDIEYIAFSHFHWDHTGNANAFARSTWLLSRREVQALEGQPTPTSVTPDNLSAYKQAKVELIDLDRDVFGDGSVRILRANGHTAGHQVLMLRLPKTGTVILSGDLFHTRENFEQGRMPVFNYSRGETLGSMDRIRRILKNTQGRLVIQHDRRDFDALPKAPAYLD; this is encoded by the coding sequence ATGGTCCTCCTCCGCATCGCGCTGTTGATCCTCGCCGCCGTCCTCGCCCTGCCGGCCCAGGCCGAACCGAAGGTTGAGTCGCTGCGCCTGTACGCCTTCGACTGCGGCCGCATCGTGTTCGACGATCTCGGCGCGTTTTCCGACACCGGCGAATACGACGGCCAACCGGGCGAGTTGTCCGCGCCCTGCTTCCTAATCCGCCATCCCAAGGGCGACCTGCTGTGGGATTCCGGCCCTGGCGACCGCCTCGCCGCGACGCCCGGCGGGGTCAAGATCCGCGAAGGCGTGCGCGCCGTCGTCGCCAAGACCTTGCAGTCGCAACTCGACGCCATCGGCTTGCGTCCGGACGATATCGAGTACATCGCCTTCTCGCATTTCCATTGGGACCACACCGGCAACGCCAACGCCTTCGCCCGTTCGACCTGGCTGCTGAGCCGGCGCGAAGTGCAGGCGCTGGAAGGCCAGCCGACGCCGACCAGCGTGACGCCGGACAACCTCTCCGCGTACAAGCAAGCCAAGGTCGAACTGATCGATCTCGACCGCGACGTGTTCGGCGACGGCTCGGTGCGGATCCTGCGCGCGAACGGCCACACCGCCGGCCATCAAGTGCTGATGCTGCGCCTGCCGAAGACCGGCACCGTGATCCTCTCCGGCGATCTGTTCCACACCCGCGAGAACTTCGAGCAAGGCCGCATGCCGGTGTTCAATTACTCGCGCGGCGAGACTTTGGGATCGATGGATCGCATCCGGCGGATCCTCAAGAACACCCAGGGGCGTTTGGTGATCCAGCACGACCGGCGCGATTTCGACGCGCTGCCGAAGGCGCCGGCCTATCTGGATTAG
- a CDS encoding peroxidase-related enzyme (This protein belongs to a clade of uncharacterized proteins related to peroxidases such as the alkylhydroperoxidase AhpD.) — MSRIAVVQPETADTQQRELLSAIQSQLGAVPNFLKVFANSPAALRAFLGLYGIAGDGALDPLTRERIALALAQQNSCEYCLSAHTQIGQKAGLDAGEIQANRDGTSQDAKAAVAVKFARSLVEHHGEVTSAEILEVRNAGFGDAEIVEIITHVGMNLLTNILGKASRVEIDFPKVSLAAAA; from the coding sequence ATGAGCCGCATCGCCGTCGTCCAACCCGAAACCGCCGATACCCAGCAGCGCGAACTGCTGAGCGCGATCCAGTCCCAGCTCGGCGCCGTGCCGAACTTCCTCAAGGTGTTCGCCAACTCGCCGGCCGCGCTGCGCGCCTTCCTCGGCCTGTACGGCATCGCCGGCGACGGCGCGCTCGATCCGCTGACCCGCGAGCGCATCGCCCTGGCGCTGGCGCAGCAGAACTCGTGCGAGTACTGCCTGTCCGCGCACACCCAGATCGGCCAGAAAGCCGGCCTCGACGCCGGCGAGATCCAGGCCAACCGCGACGGCACCAGCCAAGACGCCAAGGCCGCGGTCGCGGTGAAGTTCGCCCGCTCGCTGGTCGAGCACCACGGCGAAGTCACCAGCGCCGAGATCCTGGAGGTGCGCAACGCCGGTTTCGGCGACGCCGAAATCGTCGAGATCATCACCCACGTCGGCATGAACCTGCTGACCAACATCCTCGGCAAGGCCAGCCGCGTCGAGATCGATTTCCCCAAGGTCTCGCTGGCCGCGGCCGCCTGA
- a CDS encoding YoaK family protein: protein MGIALPRWVWVGAACLATTAGMINAVGYLGYEHQAVTHLTGTTTLLGMAIGQGRPAVALELAALALSFVAGAILSGLIIQNSTLRLGRRYGVALAVESALLIAAVPLLERHSVLGVFLTAGACGLQNAMVTTYSGAIVRTTHLTGLFTDIGLAIGHWIRGLPVGRRRVSLCLLIIVSFLIGGTLGVGLFSVAEYRALYVPAVLIGAVGVSYSVYRHWHPPGADVE, encoded by the coding sequence ATGGGGATCGCATTACCGAGGTGGGTCTGGGTCGGCGCGGCGTGTCTGGCGACCACCGCCGGCATGATCAACGCGGTCGGCTACCTGGGCTACGAACATCAAGCCGTCACCCATCTGACCGGCACCACCACCTTGCTCGGCATGGCCATCGGCCAGGGCCGGCCCGCGGTCGCGCTGGAATTGGCCGCGTTGGCGCTGTCGTTCGTGGCCGGCGCGATCCTCAGCGGCCTCATCATCCAGAACAGCACCTTGCGGCTCGGCCGTCGCTACGGCGTGGCGTTGGCGGTGGAGTCGGCGTTGTTGATCGCCGCGGTGCCGCTGCTGGAGCGGCACTCGGTGCTCGGCGTGTTCCTCACCGCCGGCGCCTGCGGCTTGCAGAACGCGATGGTCACCACCTACAGCGGCGCGATCGTGCGCACCACGCATCTGACCGGATTGTTCACCGACATCGGTCTGGCGATCGGCCATTGGATCCGCGGTTTGCCGGTCGGACGGCGGCGGGTGTCGCTGTGCCTGTTGATCATCGTCAGCTTCCTGATCGGCGGCACGCTCGGGGTCGGGCTTTTCAGCGTCGCCGAGTATCGGGCGCTGTACGTGCCGGCGGTGCTGATCGGCGCGGTCGGGGTGAGTTACTCGGTGTACCGGCATTGGCATCCGCCGGGCGCGGACGTGGAGTGA
- a CDS encoding alpha/beta hydrolase yields the protein MRPLLTAALAASLMLPTVSAAAAPPSAEPQTVRHHTVQVDGVDLFYREAGPKNAPVLVLLHGLPSSSHMFRRLMPLLADRYRVIAPDYPGFGASAAPSPADYDYSFDRLAVTVDRLLEQLRVERYSLYVFDYGAPVGFRLAVAHPERIESLIVQNGNAYEEGMGTLWDPLRAYWQDPTPQRSELIAQKLLSLESTQWHYLHGVRDPAAIAPENWLLDQALLDRPGLREIQLRLLHDYGSNPGRYPAWQAYFRKYQPPTLIVWGKNDPIFLAPGAQAYLRDLPNARLRFYDTGHFALEEDLVPIAAEIGEFMDRHVKPRRD from the coding sequence ATGCGTCCCTTGCTCACCGCCGCCCTCGCCGCCTCGCTGATGCTGCCTACCGTCTCCGCTGCCGCCGCACCGCCGTCGGCCGAACCGCAAACCGTGCGACACCACACCGTGCAGGTCGACGGCGTCGACCTGTTCTACCGCGAAGCCGGCCCCAAGAACGCGCCGGTGCTGGTGCTGCTGCACGGGCTGCCGAGTTCCTCGCACATGTTCCGCCGGCTGATGCCGCTGCTGGCCGACCGCTACCGGGTGATCGCGCCGGACTATCCGGGCTTCGGCGCCAGCGCCGCGCCCTCGCCGGCCGATTACGACTACAGCTTCGACCGCCTCGCCGTCACCGTCGACCGCTTGCTGGAGCAACTGCGGGTCGAGCGCTACAGCTTGTATGTGTTCGACTACGGCGCGCCGGTCGGCTTCCGCCTCGCCGTGGCGCATCCCGAGCGCATCGAATCGTTGATCGTGCAGAACGGCAACGCTTACGAGGAAGGCATGGGCACGCTATGGGATCCGCTGCGCGCGTACTGGCAGGATCCGACGCCGCAACGCTCGGAGCTGATCGCGCAGAAACTGCTGAGCCTGGAATCCACCCAGTGGCATTACCTGCACGGCGTGCGCGATCCGGCGGCGATCGCGCCGGAAAACTGGCTGCTCGATCAGGCCTTGCTCGACCGCCCGGGCCTGCGCGAGATCCAGCTGCGGCTGCTGCACGACTACGGTTCCAACCCGGGCCGTTATCCCGCTTGGCAGGCGTACTTCCGCAAGTACCAGCCGCCGACGTTGATCGTGTGGGGCAAGAACGACCCGATCTTCCTCGCGCCCGGCGCGCAAGCCTATCTGCGCGACCTGCCGAACGCGCGGCTGCGTTTCTACGATACCGGCCACTTCGCGCTGGAAGAGGATCTGGTTCCCATCGCCGCCGAGATCGGCGAGTTCATGGACCGCCACGTGAAGCCGCGCCGCGACTGA
- a CDS encoding pyridoxamine 5'-phosphate oxidase family protein, translated as MPRAFARISFTPSVQQVQERYGAREANRAFELSDDARDEIGEREAEFIGERDSFYQATVGEEGWPYVQHRGGPAGFLRVIDSKTLGYADFRGNRQYLSVGNLAANERISIILMDYRNRRRLKIWGRARVVHEDENPELIARLEMPAYRARVERGVVIEVEACDWNCPQHITPRYTETEVEQMLAPLREQLRQSQTVAAKPEVLGEGALELTVGAVRQATPRVRVYELRDPQGADLPAFAPGAHLRVPVPTANGVELRHYSICSDPARRDVYEIAVLREDAGRGGSKALHAAFELGLRLRCDPPRNNFELEAGDRPAVLIAGGIGITPIKAMAHALAARGADFRLHYAGRSLREMAFVETLRERFDSLRLYPSEQGQRLDLRRALAEAPADALIYACGPARMIEAVVAAADELGLADRVRFERFSATASADGRPIRIELRRSGRSVSVAPTQTVLEAIHLAGIDAPSDCNAGHCGTCAVKVLDGVAEHRDSVLTAAERERSNLMCICVSRAQTPHLALDL; from the coding sequence ATGCCTCGCGCCTTCGCCCGCATCAGCTTCACCCCCAGCGTCCAGCAGGTGCAGGAACGCTACGGCGCGCGCGAGGCCAACCGCGCGTTCGAGCTCAGCGACGACGCGCGCGACGAGATCGGCGAACGCGAGGCCGAGTTCATCGGCGAACGCGATTCGTTCTATCAAGCCACGGTGGGCGAGGAAGGCTGGCCGTACGTGCAACACCGCGGCGGCCCCGCCGGCTTCCTGCGCGTGATCGACAGCAAGACCCTGGGTTACGCGGATTTCCGCGGCAATCGGCAGTACTTGAGCGTCGGCAATCTGGCCGCGAACGAGCGCATCTCGATCATCCTGATGGACTACCGCAACCGCCGCCGACTGAAAATCTGGGGCCGCGCCCGCGTCGTCCACGAAGACGAGAACCCGGAACTGATCGCGCGCCTGGAGATGCCGGCCTACCGCGCGCGGGTCGAGCGCGGCGTGGTGATCGAGGTGGAAGCCTGCGATTGGAACTGCCCGCAGCACATCACCCCGCGCTACACCGAAACCGAAGTCGAACAGATGCTGGCGCCGCTGCGCGAGCAATTGCGCCAATCGCAGACCGTCGCCGCCAAACCCGAGGTGCTCGGCGAAGGCGCGCTGGAACTGACCGTCGGCGCGGTCCGTCAGGCCACGCCGCGGGTGCGCGTGTACGAGCTGCGCGACCCGCAAGGCGCCGACTTGCCGGCGTTCGCGCCGGGCGCGCACCTGCGCGTGCCGGTGCCGACCGCAAACGGCGTCGAGTTGCGCCATTACTCGATCTGCTCCGATCCGGCCCGCCGCGACGTCTACGAAATCGCGGTGCTGCGCGAAGACGCCGGTCGCGGCGGTTCCAAGGCGCTGCACGCCGCGTTCGAGTTGGGCCTGCGCCTGCGCTGCGACCCGCCGCGCAACAATTTCGAACTCGAAGCCGGCGACCGGCCGGCGGTGCTGATCGCCGGCGGCATCGGCATCACCCCGATCAAGGCGATGGCGCATGCGCTGGCCGCGCGCGGCGCCGACTTCCGCCTGCACTACGCCGGGCGCAGCCTGCGCGAGATGGCTTTCGTCGAGACCTTGCGCGAACGTTTCGATTCGCTGCGGCTGTATCCGTCCGAACAAGGCCAGCGCCTGGACCTGCGCCGCGCGCTCGCCGAAGCGCCGGCCGACGCCTTGATCTATGCCTGCGGCCCGGCGCGGATGATCGAAGCGGTGGTCGCGGCAGCGGACGAACTCGGTCTCGCCGACCGGGTGCGCTTCGAGCGGTTCTCCGCGACGGCATCGGCCGACGGCCGCCCGATCCGGATCGAACTGCGCCGCAGCGGCCGCAGCGTGTCGGTCGCGCCGACCCAGACCGTGCTGGAAGCGATCCACCTCGCCGGCATCGACGCGCCGTCGGACTGCAACGCGGGCCACTGCGGCACCTGCGCGGTCAAGGTGCTCGACGGCGTCGCCGAACACCGCGACAGCGTGCTGACCGCCGCCGAGCGCGAACGCTCGAACCTGATGTGCATCTGCGTGTCGCGGGCGCAAACCCCGCACCTCGCGCTCGACCTCTGA